A single window of Halobacillus naozhouensis DNA harbors:
- a CDS encoding DUF503 domain-containing protein, translating into MILSAELEAIVYDAQSLKEKRSVIKRVQTRLKNEFNVAVSELDHQDLWQRTCIGIVTIASSKVIAEQTIQQALAFVDSFPELERTETVQEWL; encoded by the coding sequence AGCTGGAAGCGATTGTTTATGATGCTCAGTCCTTGAAAGAAAAGCGTTCCGTTATCAAAAGAGTACAAACGAGGCTGAAGAATGAATTTAATGTAGCTGTCAGTGAACTGGATCATCAGGATCTCTGGCAGCGGACATGTATAGGAATCGTGACCATAGCTAGCAGCAAAGTCATCGCAGAGCAGACGATCCAGCAAGCTTTAGCCTTTGTGGATTCTTTTCCTGAATTAGAACGAACAGAAACAGTCCAAGAATGGTTGTAG
- the rbfA gene encoding 30S ribosome-binding factor RbfA: MNDLRANRVGEQMKKEMSDIISKKIKDPRVGFVTVTEVKVTGDLQQAKVYISVLGDDKQKHDTLVGLAKAKGFIRSEIGQRIRLRKTPEIMFEFDEAIERGNRIETILKDLNDTDS; the protein is encoded by the coding sequence ATGAATGATCTAAGAGCTAACCGTGTCGGTGAGCAAATGAAGAAAGAAATGAGCGATATTATCAGCAAGAAGATTAAAGACCCTCGTGTGGGCTTTGTTACGGTTACAGAGGTAAAAGTAACCGGAGATCTTCAACAAGCTAAGGTCTATATTTCTGTACTTGGTGATGATAAACAAAAACATGATACACTCGTTGGTTTAGCTAAAGCAAAAGGCTTTATACGTTCTGAAATTGGGCAGAGAATCCGTTTGCGCAAAACGCCGGAAATCATGTTTGAATTTGATGAGGCAATTGAGCGAGGTAATCGTATCGAAACAATTTTAAAGGATTTAAATGATACTGATAGTTAA
- the truB gene encoding tRNA pseudouridine(55) synthase TruB produces the protein MHGILPLWKEKGYTSHDCVSKARGMLHTRKIGHTGTLDPDVEGVLPLCVGKATKIVPFLTDTEKVYEATVTLGTSTETEDASGEVIERKPVSEAIPLERIEGILEQFTGEINQIPPMYSAVKVEGKRLYQYAREGIKVERPQRKVVISDIELLDHEVSHANGQLSFSIRVVCSKGTYIRTLCVDIGKALGFPAHMSALVRLKTGAISKENCLTFDQVQEAIDHGNGEKLLLPLSKGLEHIDTYHIPQDQRQAIKHGQVLSKPNELTASIFRVMCEQEVLAIYQIHPTKPDRIKPVRVF, from the coding sequence ATGCATGGTATTCTCCCATTATGGAAAGAGAAAGGCTATACTTCTCATGATTGTGTAAGTAAAGCGCGTGGTATGTTACATACTCGAAAAATCGGGCATACAGGGACACTGGATCCAGATGTGGAAGGTGTTCTCCCGCTATGCGTAGGGAAAGCAACTAAAATCGTGCCTTTTTTAACAGATACGGAAAAAGTCTATGAAGCGACTGTGACCCTGGGGACTTCCACGGAAACAGAGGATGCAAGTGGTGAGGTGATCGAACGTAAGCCTGTATCCGAAGCGATTCCACTTGAACGAATAGAAGGAATTCTAGAGCAGTTTACTGGTGAAATCAACCAAATCCCTCCGATGTATTCAGCCGTAAAAGTAGAGGGGAAGCGCCTGTATCAATATGCACGCGAAGGAATTAAAGTAGAAAGACCACAGCGTAAAGTTGTTATTTCGGACATTGAATTGCTTGATCATGAGGTATCTCATGCAAATGGTCAACTATCCTTTTCCATTCGTGTTGTTTGCTCAAAAGGGACGTACATTCGCACACTTTGTGTAGATATTGGCAAAGCACTAGGTTTTCCGGCGCACATGTCTGCACTTGTGAGGTTAAAAACGGGTGCGATCTCCAAAGAGAATTGTCTAACTTTTGATCAGGTTCAAGAAGCCATTGACCATGGTAATGGGGAAAAATTGCTTCTGCCCCTTTCGAAAGGGCTGGAACACATTGATACCTATCACATACCACAAGATCAAAGACAAGCGATAAAGCACGGTCAAGTGCTGTCGAAGCCAAACGAGCTTACGGCCTCTATTTTCAGGGTGATGTGTGAGCAAGAAGTGTTAGCTATTTATCAAATACACCCAACAAAACCGGATCGCATTAAACCCGTTCGAGTATTTTAA
- a CDS encoding bifunctional riboflavin kinase/FAD synthetase — protein MKTIELSESLPKHDLHLEPSSVAVGFFDGVHKGHQEVIRTAQDRARKLGIQTAVMTFDPHPSVVLNKKVQHARYITPLSEKEDILDGMGIDYLFVVRFDQSLAALPPDQFVDEYFVGLNIKHVVAGFDFSYGHKGKGSMETLPQHAKGRLTYTVVDRIDQDHTKVSSTRIRELLKEGNVSAVNELLGREFNVEGTVVPGDRRGRTIGYPTANITDMEEQYVPKTGVYAVTVGYQGERYYGMANLGVKPTFQPEGSNPALEVHVFDFDDDLYGTRIKVFFHQFIRDEQKFDGVEEVTAQLHTDEKEIRRYFEL, from the coding sequence ATGAAAACAATTGAATTATCCGAGTCATTACCGAAACACGATCTCCACTTAGAACCAAGTTCTGTTGCTGTCGGTTTTTTTGATGGGGTGCATAAAGGTCACCAAGAAGTTATCAGAACCGCCCAGGATAGGGCGAGAAAGCTTGGCATACAAACGGCTGTGATGACGTTTGATCCTCATCCTTCTGTCGTTTTGAATAAAAAAGTACAACATGCCCGCTATATTACTCCACTATCTGAAAAGGAGGATATTTTGGATGGGATGGGGATTGATTACTTATTCGTCGTTCGATTTGATCAGTCGTTAGCTGCTCTTCCCCCGGATCAATTTGTCGATGAATACTTTGTTGGATTAAACATTAAACACGTCGTGGCAGGCTTTGACTTCAGTTATGGGCATAAAGGCAAAGGCTCAATGGAGACGCTTCCTCAGCACGCAAAAGGCAGATTGACGTACACTGTGGTTGATCGGATCGATCAAGATCATACTAAGGTAAGTTCTACGAGAATACGTGAGCTTCTGAAGGAAGGAAATGTATCGGCTGTAAATGAATTGCTGGGACGTGAATTTAATGTAGAAGGAACAGTGGTTCCTGGTGACAGAAGAGGACGAACAATCGGCTATCCGACAGCGAATATTACCGATATGGAGGAACAGTACGTACCCAAGACCGGTGTTTATGCTGTTACAGTTGGATATCAAGGAGAAAGATATTATGGAATGGCTAACCTCGGGGTAAAACCAACCTTTCAACCGGAAGGCAGCAACCCAGCCCTGGAAGTGCATGTCTTTGATTTTGACGATGATTTATATGGCACTCGTATAAAAGTCTTTTTCCATCAATTTATACGAGATGAACAGAAATTTGATGGCGTTGAGGAGGTTACCGCTCAGCTTCATACAGACGAAAAGGAGATTCGCCGTTATTTTGAGCTGTAA
- the rpsO gene encoding 30S ribosomal protein S15, producing the protein MAITQERKQELINEYKTHDNDTGSAEVQIAVLTEQITNLNGHLRTHKQDHHSRRGLLKMVGKRRNLLNYLRNKDITRYRELIKSLGLRR; encoded by the coding sequence ATGGCTATCACACAGGAACGTAAACAAGAACTGATCAATGAGTATAAAACTCATGATAATGACACAGGTTCTGCGGAAGTACAAATTGCTGTACTTACTGAACAAATCACGAATTTGAACGGTCACCTGCGTACACACAAGCAGGATCATCATTCTCGTCGTGGCTTGCTTAAAATGGTAGGTAAACGCCGTAACTTGCTTAACTACCTACGTAATAAAGATATTACACGTTACCGTGAGTTAATTAAGAGTCTTGGCTTGCGTCGTTAA